A stretch of Amycolatopsis balhimycina FH 1894 DNA encodes these proteins:
- the leuC gene encoding 3-isopropylmalate dehydratase large subunit has translation MTSPTGKARTLAEKVWESHLVRRGEGAEPDLLYIDLHLVHEVTSPQAFDGLRLAGRPLRRPDLTIATEDHNVPTVDIELPIADPVSRTQVDTLRRNCKEFGVRLHPMGDAEQGIVHVIGPQLGLTQPGMTVVCGDSHTSTHGAFGAIAFGIGTSEVEHVMATQTLPLRPFKTMAITVDGELRSGVTAKDVILAVIAKIGTGGGQGYILEYRGSAIEALSMEARMTVCNMSIEAGARAGMIAPDETTFEYLKGRPHAPQGADWDAAVENWRQLRTDDGAEFDAEVHLDAGALTPFVTWGTNPGQGLPLGAEVPDPELIPDENDRIAAEKALSYMDLKPGTPLREIAVDTVFLGSCTNGRIEDLRAAAEVLRGRKVADSVRMLVVPGSMRVRKAAEAEGLDQVFTEAGAEWRQAGCSMCLGMNPDQLKPGERSASTSNRNFEGRQGKGGRTHLVSPLVAAATAVRGTLSSPEDLLTVAR, from the coding sequence ATGACCAGCCCGACCGGCAAGGCCCGCACGCTGGCGGAGAAGGTGTGGGAAAGCCACCTCGTGCGCCGAGGCGAAGGCGCCGAACCGGACCTGCTCTACATCGACCTCCACCTGGTGCACGAAGTGACCAGCCCGCAGGCCTTCGACGGCCTCCGGCTGGCCGGGCGGCCGTTGCGCCGCCCCGACCTCACCATCGCGACCGAGGACCACAACGTCCCGACCGTCGACATCGAGCTCCCCATCGCCGATCCGGTCTCGCGCACCCAGGTCGACACCCTTCGCCGCAACTGCAAGGAGTTCGGTGTCCGGCTGCACCCGATGGGGGACGCCGAGCAGGGCATCGTGCACGTCATCGGCCCGCAGCTCGGCCTGACCCAGCCCGGCATGACCGTGGTCTGCGGCGACAGCCACACCTCCACGCACGGCGCGTTCGGCGCCATCGCCTTCGGCATCGGCACGTCCGAGGTCGAGCACGTCATGGCCACCCAGACGCTGCCGCTGCGTCCATTCAAGACGATGGCGATCACCGTCGATGGTGAGCTGCGCTCCGGCGTCACGGCGAAGGACGTCATCCTCGCCGTGATCGCCAAGATCGGCACCGGCGGCGGCCAGGGCTACATCCTGGAGTACCGCGGCTCGGCCATCGAGGCCCTCTCGATGGAGGCCCGGATGACTGTCTGCAACATGTCGATCGAGGCCGGCGCCCGCGCCGGGATGATCGCCCCCGACGAGACGACGTTCGAGTACCTGAAGGGCCGCCCGCACGCTCCGCAGGGCGCCGACTGGGACGCGGCGGTCGAAAACTGGCGGCAGCTGCGCACCGACGACGGCGCCGAGTTCGACGCCGAAGTGCACCTCGACGCGGGCGCGCTGACGCCGTTCGTCACCTGGGGCACCAACCCCGGCCAGGGCCTCCCGCTGGGCGCCGAGGTGCCCGACCCGGAGCTCATCCCGGACGAGAACGACCGCATCGCCGCTGAAAAAGCCCTGTCCTACATGGACCTGAAGCCGGGCACGCCGCTGCGGGAGATCGCGGTCGACACCGTCTTCCTCGGCTCCTGCACCAACGGCCGGATCGAGGACCTGCGGGCCGCCGCCGAGGTGCTGCGTGGTCGGAAAGTGGCGGACTCGGTCCGGATGCTGGTGGTTCCCGGCTCGATGCGGGTCCGCAAGGCCGCCGAAGCCGAGGGTCTCGACCAGGTCTTCACCGAGGCGGGCGCGGAATGGCGCCAGGCCGGCTGCTCGATGTGCCTCGGCATGAACCCGGACCAGCTGAAGCCGGGCGAGCGCAGCGCGTCGACGTCGAACCGCAACTTCGAGGGACGGCAGGGCAAGGGGGGCCGGACGCACCTGGTCTCGCCGCTCGTGGCCGCCGCGACGGCCGTCCGCGGCACGCTTTCGTCGCCGGAAGACCTGCTGACCGTCGCCCGCTGA
- the leuD gene encoding 3-isopropylmalate dehydratase small subunit, with protein sequence MEPFTQHTGVGVPLRRSNVDTDQIIPAVYLKRVTRTGFEDGLFAAWRGDEDFILNQEPFKNGSVLVAGPDFGTGSSREHAVWALMDYGFKAVISARFADIFRGNSGKGGLVAAQCEQHDVELLWKLLENEPGTEVTVDLETKTVRAKDFTAPFQIDDYVRWRLLEGLDDIALTLRHASEIDAFEAGRPSWKPTTTPVAAG encoded by the coding sequence ATGGAACCGTTCACCCAGCACACCGGCGTCGGCGTCCCGCTGCGCCGGTCCAACGTGGACACCGACCAGATCATCCCGGCGGTCTACCTCAAGCGGGTGACCCGGACGGGCTTCGAGGACGGCCTGTTCGCCGCCTGGCGCGGTGACGAGGACTTCATCCTCAACCAGGAACCGTTCAAGAACGGGAGCGTGCTCGTCGCGGGCCCGGACTTCGGAACCGGTTCCTCCCGCGAGCACGCCGTCTGGGCGCTGATGGACTACGGCTTCAAGGCCGTCATCTCCGCCCGGTTCGCCGACATCTTCCGCGGTAACTCCGGCAAGGGCGGCCTGGTGGCCGCCCAGTGCGAGCAGCACGACGTCGAGCTGCTCTGGAAGCTGCTCGAGAACGAGCCGGGCACCGAGGTCACGGTCGACCTCGAGACCAAGACCGTGCGGGCCAAGGACTTCACCGCGCCGTTCCAGATCGACGACTACGTCCGCTGGCGGCTCCTGGAAGGTCTCGACGACATCGCGCTCACGTTGCGCCATGCCAGTGAGATCGACGCGTTCGAGGCGGGCCGTCCGTCCTGGAAGCCGACCACCACGCCGGTGGCCGCCGGCTGA
- a CDS encoding HU family DNA-binding protein: MANKAQLIEALTERLGDKKAASEAVDGLVDIIIRTVNKGEKVNITGFGVFEKRARAARTARNPRTGEAVRVKKTNVPAFRAGTTFKDVISGAKKLPKATPVKRATTGTRTAATATASRTAAAKPATTRSTTTRTRATAAKPATTRTTAAKPATRATAAKPATTRATAAKPAPKATAAKSTTTRSKAAPRATAAKSTTAAKPTAAKTTTAAKSTAAKTTAAKTTTARRTTAAKTTTAAKTPARRTSTAAKKD; this comes from the coding sequence ATGGCCAACAAGGCCCAGCTGATCGAGGCGCTGACGGAGCGCCTGGGCGACAAGAAGGCCGCTTCCGAGGCGGTCGACGGTCTGGTCGACATCATCATCCGGACGGTCAACAAGGGTGAAAAGGTCAACATCACCGGCTTCGGGGTGTTCGAGAAGCGCGCCCGCGCCGCGCGGACGGCCCGGAACCCGCGGACCGGCGAGGCGGTGCGGGTCAAGAAGACCAACGTGCCGGCTTTCCGCGCCGGGACCACCTTCAAGGACGTGATCTCCGGCGCGAAGAAGCTGCCCAAGGCGACGCCGGTCAAGCGCGCCACGACGGGCACCCGCACGGCGGCGACGGCGACGGCATCCCGCACGGCCGCGGCGAAGCCCGCGACCACGCGCTCGACGACGACGCGCACCCGCGCGACGGCGGCGAAGCCGGCGACCACGAGGACGACGGCGGCGAAGCCGGCGACCAGGGCGACCGCGGCGAAGCCGGCGACCACGAGGGCGACGGCGGCCAAGCCGGCCCCGAAGGCGACGGCGGCGAAGTCCACCACGACGCGGTCGAAGGCGGCTCCGAGGGCGACAGCGGCGAAGTCCACGACTGCGGCGAAGCCGACGGCCGCGAAGACCACGACGGCTGCGAAGTCGACTGCGGCCAAGACGACGGCTGCGAAGACGACCACGGCCCGGAGGACCACGGCGGCCAAGACCACCACGGCCGCGAAGACCCCGGCCAGGCGGACCTCGACGGCGGCGAAGAAGGACTGA
- a CDS encoding AfsR/SARP family transcriptional regulator: MREANLGATTIDIRLLGPFQVLVDGSPVVLTSSRQRALLATLALAAGRLVSIDVLARGVWGETPPAHIRGSLQTYVMRLRRLCGEETVVTEPDGYRLVVDPSRVDALRFLRTLDQAAATTDAARRRELLTTALATWGGAPLEGVGSPALTAEWGPLLTERYLFAVEQRIDLDAGLVPDARLIAELTDLVAQHPLRESLWERLVRALARSGRRAEALARYAGLRALLADELGVEPGEGLRRLHAELLAVDAGPAVHTVPRQLPFDVAGFTGRGPELAELDRLPPGGASGIVVIEGTAGIGKTSLAVHWSHRVRDRFPGGQLFLDLRGHSADTPVTPDVALAGFLRALGVLAEALPSTVEERSALLRSRLAGSRTLMLLDNARDADQVRPLLPGTGNLVVVTSRNQLRGLVARDGARRIALRSFDDRDATALLAGSVGPQRLAAEPGAVAELVQLCGRLPLALALAGERASRFSGVSLAGIVEELRDQRLRLDTLRDPEDAGTDLRAAFSWSYKALRPAAARFFRLLGLHPGHGFSLSSAAALAGVEVREGRELADQLAAAHLLNQPGTDRYQFHDLLRVYAAELVETETTPAERAAALRRLLDWYLATVAEANKLVRPDLLTEDITLDPAPLPAVRFTQHEQTTTWYTTERPALTALVGIAAGRGWTAHAWKLAWLLRGFFAERHDRDDWITTASTAVTATRDAGDSTGLQYSANNLGSAYLRTLQPDKALEALEEARAASETGEGTALTVAILSNLAGAYYVRAEYAEAERHALQAVRLARDHGQRTFVPHALLNVSASRIGLHDYDHAAEAAQAAHKEFAELGDRYHAALALGNVAEALAGAGRHDEAERAGVEALAELKELDADYGTIDVRITLGRLKHRTGRTAEAGGHWAEALTVSQRLGDPRVTEIQALLATVPTEGPSPGDAPYP; encoded by the coding sequence GTGCGCGAGGCGAACCTGGGGGCGACCACCATCGACATCCGGCTACTCGGCCCGTTCCAGGTGCTCGTCGACGGTTCGCCGGTCGTGCTGACCAGTTCCCGCCAGCGCGCGCTGCTCGCGACCCTCGCGCTGGCCGCCGGCCGCCTGGTGTCGATCGACGTCCTCGCCCGCGGGGTGTGGGGCGAAACGCCGCCCGCGCACATCCGGGGCAGCCTCCAGACCTACGTCATGCGGCTGCGCCGGCTCTGCGGCGAGGAAACCGTCGTCACCGAACCGGACGGCTACCGGCTGGTCGTCGACCCGTCCCGGGTGGACGCCCTGCGGTTCCTCCGCACCCTCGACCAGGCCGCGGCCACGACGGACGCCGCCCGCCGCCGGGAACTGCTCACCACCGCGCTCGCCACCTGGGGCGGCGCTCCGCTCGAAGGCGTGGGATCGCCCGCCCTCACCGCGGAATGGGGGCCGCTGCTGACCGAGCGCTACCTCTTCGCCGTGGAACAGCGCATCGACCTCGATGCCGGGCTCGTCCCCGACGCGCGGCTCATCGCCGAGCTGACCGACCTCGTCGCCCAGCACCCGCTGCGGGAGTCGTTGTGGGAACGGCTGGTCCGAGCCCTCGCCCGCTCCGGACGCCGCGCCGAAGCGCTGGCCCGCTACGCCGGGCTTCGCGCGTTGCTGGCCGACGAACTGGGCGTCGAACCAGGCGAAGGGTTACGCCGCCTGCACGCCGAACTGCTCGCCGTGGACGCCGGGCCCGCCGTCCACACCGTTCCGCGGCAGCTTCCCTTCGACGTCGCCGGGTTCACCGGCCGCGGCCCGGAACTCGCCGAACTGGACCGGCTGCCGCCGGGCGGGGCCTCCGGCATCGTCGTCATCGAAGGGACGGCCGGTATCGGGAAGACGTCGCTGGCCGTGCACTGGTCCCACCGCGTCCGCGACCGCTTCCCCGGCGGCCAGCTGTTCCTCGACCTGCGCGGCCACTCCGCGGACACCCCCGTCACACCGGACGTCGCGCTGGCCGGCTTCCTGCGCGCCCTCGGCGTCCTGGCCGAGGCCCTGCCTTCCACAGTGGAGGAACGCTCGGCGCTGCTGCGCAGCAGGCTGGCCGGCAGCCGCACCCTCATGCTGCTCGACAACGCCCGCGACGCCGACCAGGTTCGCCCGCTGCTGCCCGGGACCGGCAACCTCGTCGTCGTGACCAGCCGCAACCAGCTGCGCGGTCTCGTCGCCCGCGATGGCGCCCGCCGCATCGCCTTGCGCTCCTTCGACGACCGCGACGCCACCGCGTTGCTCGCCGGCAGCGTCGGCCCGCAGCGTCTCGCCGCCGAGCCCGGTGCGGTCGCCGAGCTCGTCCAGCTCTGCGGCCGGCTGCCGCTGGCGCTGGCCCTCGCCGGGGAACGCGCCTCCCGGTTTTCCGGTGTCTCGCTCGCCGGAATCGTCGAAGAACTGCGCGACCAGCGGCTGCGGCTCGACACCCTGCGCGATCCGGAGGACGCCGGCACCGACCTGCGCGCCGCGTTCTCGTGGTCCTACAAGGCGCTGCGCCCGGCCGCCGCCCGCTTCTTCCGTCTGCTCGGCCTTCATCCGGGGCACGGCTTCAGCCTGTCTTCGGCCGCCGCGCTCGCCGGCGTCGAGGTGCGCGAGGGCCGTGAACTCGCCGACCAGCTCGCCGCCGCGCACCTGCTCAACCAGCCCGGCACCGACCGCTACCAGTTCCACGACCTGCTGCGCGTCTACGCCGCCGAACTCGTCGAAACCGAAACGACGCCGGCCGAACGCGCCGCGGCCCTGCGGCGGCTCCTCGACTGGTACCTCGCCACCGTCGCCGAAGCGAACAAGCTGGTCCGCCCCGACCTGCTCACCGAAGACATCACCCTCGACCCGGCGCCGCTGCCCGCCGTCCGTTTCACCCAGCACGAACAGACGACCACCTGGTACACCACCGAACGCCCGGCCCTCACCGCGCTCGTCGGCATCGCCGCCGGCCGCGGCTGGACCGCGCACGCCTGGAAACTCGCGTGGCTCCTGCGTGGTTTCTTCGCCGAACGCCACGACCGCGACGACTGGATCACCACCGCGAGCACGGCCGTCACCGCCACCCGCGACGCCGGCGACAGCACCGGCCTCCAGTACAGCGCCAACAACCTCGGCTCCGCCTACCTGCGCACCCTCCAGCCCGACAAGGCACTCGAAGCGCTCGAGGAAGCCCGCGCCGCCTCCGAGACCGGCGAGGGCACCGCGCTGACGGTGGCGATCCTCTCCAACCTCGCCGGCGCCTACTACGTCCGAGCCGAATACGCCGAAGCCGAACGTCACGCGCTCCAAGCCGTCCGCCTCGCCCGCGACCACGGCCAGCGCACGTTCGTCCCCCACGCACTCCTCAACGTCAGCGCCAGCCGCATCGGCCTCCACGACTACGACCACGCGGCCGAAGCCGCCCAAGCGGCCCACAAGGAGTTCGCCGAACTCGGCGACCGCTACCACGCGGCACTGGCCCTCGGAAACGTCGCCGAAGCCCTCGCCGGAGCCGGCAGGCACGACGAAGCGGAGAGGGCGGGCGTCGAGGCGCTCGCCGAACTGAAGGAACTCGACGCCGACTACGGCACCATCGACGTCCGCATCACCCTCGGCCGCCTCAAACACCGCACCGGACGCACTGCCGAGGCAGGTGGACACTGGGCCGAGGCACTGACGGTCAGCCAGCGCCTCGGAGACCCCCGCGTGACGGAGATCCAAGCCCTGCTGGCCACAGTGCCGACAGAAGGGCCCTCGCCCGGGGATGCGCCGTACCCCTAG
- a CDS encoding NUDIX hydrolase: MTHEVRAAGAVLWRRAGRATEVALVHRPRYDDWSLPKGKLDPGETIAEAAVREVREETGFTAILGRYLARTAYPVPSRHGSGTVPKTVDYFTAEAVSGKFEANDEVDELRWLEPTAAEKALTRPDDVRVLRAFCELPVGLTTVLLVRHAKAGKRDAWTGDDDLRPLSEAGLRQAAALRRVLALFGPDRVLSAPRLRCVQTVHGVAEDAGGEVRHEPLLSEEGYWPDPVLGLARLLALAGDGGTPVVCSQGGVIPDLVSALADRDGVELSAARGGVVPSKKGSFWVLSFRPPTAEEGPLLLAADYHPSALPAPSPSRH; encoded by the coding sequence ATGACCCATGAGGTACGGGCGGCCGGCGCGGTGCTGTGGCGTCGCGCCGGGCGGGCGACGGAGGTCGCCCTGGTGCACCGCCCGCGCTACGACGACTGGTCGTTGCCGAAGGGAAAGCTCGATCCGGGCGAGACGATCGCCGAGGCCGCGGTGCGCGAGGTGCGGGAAGAGACCGGGTTCACCGCGATCCTCGGCCGGTACCTGGCCCGGACGGCGTACCCGGTGCCGTCGCGGCACGGCTCCGGGACGGTGCCGAAAACGGTCGACTACTTCACCGCGGAAGCGGTGTCCGGCAAGTTCGAGGCGAACGACGAGGTCGACGAGCTGCGCTGGCTGGAGCCCACGGCGGCGGAGAAAGCGCTGACGCGGCCGGACGACGTGCGGGTGCTGCGGGCCTTCTGCGAGCTGCCGGTGGGCCTGACGACGGTGCTGCTGGTGCGGCACGCGAAGGCGGGCAAGCGGGACGCGTGGACGGGCGACGACGATCTGCGGCCGTTGTCGGAGGCGGGGCTGCGGCAGGCGGCGGCGTTGCGGCGGGTGCTGGCGTTGTTCGGGCCGGACCGGGTGTTGTCGGCGCCGCGGCTGCGGTGCGTGCAGACGGTGCACGGCGTCGCGGAGGACGCCGGCGGCGAGGTGCGGCACGAGCCGTTGTTGTCGGAAGAAGGCTACTGGCCCGATCCGGTGCTGGGCTTGGCGCGCTTGCTGGCGCTGGCAGGCGACGGCGGGACGCCGGTGGTGTGCAGCCAGGGCGGCGTGATCCCGGACCTCGTGAGCGCGCTGGCGGACCGCGACGGCGTCGAGCTTTCGGCGGCGCGCGGCGGCGTGGTGCCGAGCAAGAAGGGCTCGTTCTGGGTCCTGTCGTTCCGCCCGCCGACGGCCGAGGAAGGCCCCCTGCTCCTGGCGGCGGACTACCACCCGAGCGCGCTCCCGGCCCCCTCCCCCAGCCGCCACTGA
- a CDS encoding RNA degradosome polyphosphate kinase → MGAVSTDDGSTPAPRRRRNPANGSSETAKKTAARSSTAKPATAKPAAAKKVPSKSTARDTAARATAGKARTRKTTSAATTPATTRRRSATHGNPRGAEEFRAVPSAPPAVTAAPTAVETLPDDRYFNRELSWQDFNARVLALAEDESQPLLERTKFLAIFASNLDEFYMVRVAGLKRRDETGLLVRSADGLTPREQLDYISKRNQDLVERQTGAFEKHLRPQLAEHDIRIVGWTDLSGADQLRLSSYFSEQIFPVLTPLAVDPAHPFPYISGLSLNLAVTVRDPEGGTERFARVKVPSNVPRLMRVENERTSRTATFLPLEELISAHLGELFTGMDVTEHHVFRVTRNADFEVDEDRDEDLLQALERELAQRRFGPPVRLEVAQDMSEHMLELLLRELDVDPADVVEVPGLLDLTCLHQLSGVDRKELKDRPFVPATHPAFGERETPKSVFATLREGDVLVHHPYDSFSTSVQRFIEQAAADSKVLAIKQTLYRTSGDSPIVDALIDAAEAGKQVVALVEIKARFDEQANITWARTLERAGVHVVYGLVGLKTHCKVSMIVRQEGSTIRRYCHIGTGNYNPKTARLYEDIGLFTADPSIGADVTDLFNVLTGYSRQDTYRTILTSPHGIRRGIVRAIGEEIELARAGQQAGIRIKCNSLVDEQIIDALYHASQAGVPVEIVVRGICTLKPGVEGLSENIHVRSILGRFLEHSRVFHFRAGGTHWIGSADMMHRNLDRRIEALVRVKDPKLTAQLDNIFDSALDPETRCWVLTASGEWTPFPAGGSRVRDHQAELAKLHGAAG, encoded by the coding sequence ATGGGGGCCGTGAGCACAGACGACGGCAGCACACCCGCACCGCGGAGGCGACGGAACCCGGCGAACGGATCTTCGGAGACGGCGAAGAAGACGGCCGCCCGATCGAGCACGGCCAAACCGGCCACCGCCAAACCGGCCGCGGCCAAGAAGGTCCCGTCGAAGTCGACCGCGCGCGACACCGCCGCCCGTGCCACCGCCGGCAAGGCCAGAACCCGCAAGACCACCTCGGCGGCCACCACCCCGGCGACGACGCGGCGCCGCAGCGCCACCCACGGCAACCCGCGCGGCGCCGAGGAGTTCCGTGCCGTGCCGTCGGCGCCACCCGCTGTCACCGCCGCGCCGACCGCCGTCGAGACGCTGCCGGACGACCGGTACTTCAACCGCGAGCTCTCGTGGCAGGACTTCAACGCCCGCGTGCTCGCGCTGGCCGAGGACGAGTCGCAGCCGCTGCTGGAGCGGACCAAGTTCCTCGCCATCTTCGCGTCCAATCTGGACGAGTTCTACATGGTCCGGGTCGCCGGCCTGAAGCGCCGCGACGAGACCGGCCTGCTGGTGCGCAGCGCGGACGGGCTCACCCCGCGTGAGCAGCTGGACTACATCTCCAAGCGCAACCAGGACCTGGTCGAGCGGCAGACCGGCGCGTTCGAGAAGCACCTGCGCCCGCAGCTGGCCGAGCACGACATCCGGATCGTCGGCTGGACCGACCTGTCCGGCGCCGACCAGCTGCGGCTGTCGAGCTACTTCTCCGAGCAGATCTTCCCGGTGCTGACGCCGCTGGCCGTCGACCCCGCGCACCCGTTCCCCTACATCTCCGGCCTTTCGCTCAACCTGGCCGTCACGGTCCGCGACCCGGAGGGCGGCACCGAGCGCTTCGCCAGGGTGAAGGTGCCGAGCAACGTGCCGCGGCTGATGCGCGTCGAGAACGAGCGCACGAGCCGCACAGCGACGTTCCTGCCGCTCGAAGAACTCATCTCGGCGCATCTCGGCGAGCTGTTCACCGGGATGGACGTCACCGAGCACCACGTCTTCCGCGTCACCCGCAACGCCGACTTCGAGGTCGACGAGGACCGCGACGAGGACCTCCTGCAGGCGCTCGAGCGCGAGCTGGCGCAGCGCCGGTTCGGCCCGCCGGTGCGCCTCGAGGTCGCGCAGGACATGAGCGAGCACATGCTCGAGCTGCTGCTGCGCGAGCTGGACGTCGACCCGGCCGACGTCGTCGAGGTGCCCGGGCTGCTCGACCTGACCTGCCTGCACCAGCTGTCCGGTGTGGACCGCAAAGAGCTCAAGGACCGGCCGTTCGTCCCGGCGACGCACCCGGCGTTCGGCGAGCGCGAGACGCCGAAGAGCGTCTTCGCGACACTGCGCGAGGGTGACGTGCTGGTGCACCACCCGTACGACTCGTTCTCGACCAGCGTGCAGCGGTTCATCGAGCAGGCGGCGGCCGACTCGAAGGTCCTCGCGATCAAGCAGACGCTGTACCGGACGTCGGGCGACTCCCCGATCGTCGACGCGCTGATCGACGCCGCCGAGGCGGGCAAGCAGGTCGTCGCGCTGGTCGAGATCAAGGCGCGGTTCGACGAGCAGGCCAACATCACCTGGGCGCGGACGCTGGAGCGCGCGGGCGTGCACGTCGTGTACGGCCTCGTCGGGCTGAAGACGCACTGCAAGGTGTCGATGATCGTGCGCCAGGAGGGCTCGACCATCCGCCGGTACTGCCACATCGGCACCGGCAACTACAACCCGAAGACCGCGCGGCTCTACGAGGACATCGGCCTGTTCACCGCCGACCCGAGCATCGGCGCGGACGTCACGGACCTGTTCAACGTGCTGACCGGCTACTCGCGGCAGGACACCTACCGGACGATCCTGACCTCGCCGCACGGGATCCGCCGCGGCATCGTGCGCGCGATCGGCGAGGAGATCGAGCTGGCCAGGGCCGGGCAGCAGGCCGGGATCCGGATCAAGTGCAACTCGCTCGTCGACGAGCAGATCATCGACGCGCTCTACCACGCGTCGCAGGCCGGCGTGCCGGTCGAGATCGTCGTGCGCGGAATCTGCACGCTGAAGCCCGGCGTCGAAGGGCTTTCCGAGAACATCCACGTCCGGTCGATCCTCGGCCGGTTCCTGGAGCACTCGCGCGTCTTCCACTTCCGCGCCGGCGGCACGCACTGGATCGGCAGCGCGGACATGATGCACCGGAACCTGGACCGGCGGATCGAGGCGCTGGTGCGGGTGAAGGACCCGAAGCTCACGGCGCAGCTCGACAACATCTTCGATTCGGCGCTGGATCCGGAGACGCGGTGCTGGGTGCTGACCGCGAGCGGCGAATGGACGCCGTTCCCGGCGGGCGGTTCGCGCGTGCGGGACCACCAGGCCGAACTGGCGAAGCTGCACGGGGCCGCCGGATGA
- the cofC gene encoding 2-phospho-L-lactate guanylyltransferase, translated as MDVDLVVPMKHPRDGKSRLRGAVETGRHAGLVLALAADTLAAVVSAGRVRRVLLVAADPLAVAELGELGVEIVAESGERTLNAAFRHGEALLKADDPAAVVGALQGDLPALRASDLTAALTEAAGRRAFVADRQGTGTTLLLSAPGAPLSPEFGPGSARKHAASGAIPLGQALPTLRSDVDTPDDLAHVRVLGVGKHTAAHLGEQPGVSR; from the coding sequence GTGGACGTGGATCTGGTCGTGCCGATGAAACACCCCCGCGACGGCAAGTCGCGGCTGCGTGGTGCCGTCGAGACGGGCCGGCACGCCGGGCTGGTCCTGGCGCTCGCCGCCGACACGCTCGCCGCCGTCGTCTCGGCCGGGCGCGTCCGGCGGGTGCTGCTCGTCGCGGCCGATCCGCTGGCCGTCGCCGAACTGGGCGAACTCGGGGTCGAGATCGTCGCCGAGTCCGGCGAAAGGACCCTCAACGCCGCCTTCCGCCACGGCGAAGCCCTGCTGAAAGCCGACGATCCGGCCGCCGTCGTGGGCGCGCTCCAGGGCGATCTTCCCGCCCTGCGCGCCAGCGACCTGACGGCTGCCCTGACCGAAGCAGCCGGGCGGAGAGCCTTCGTCGCCGATCGCCAGGGCACCGGCACCACCCTGCTGCTGTCCGCGCCCGGCGCGCCCCTCTCCCCGGAATTCGGGCCCGGCTCGGCCCGGAAGCACGCGGCGTCGGGGGCGATTCCCCTCGGCCAGGCCCTGCCGACCCTGCGCAGTGACGTCGACACTCCGGATGATCTCGCCCACGTCCGTGTGCTCGGTGTCGGAAAACACACCGCCGCCCACCTCGGCGAACAGCCCGGGGTATCGCGTTGA
- a CDS encoding lysophospholipid acyltransferase family protein yields MEEEIVARREKGGFWVGLAAVLFYPLTAIVARRVYVGAEKIPRQGPALLVMNHISHLDPAVDAVFVHRQKRVPRFLYKESLNRAPILGPIVSGSGQIPVSRGSTAAGDSLKAAHQALQDGKIVVIYPEGTITRDPAGWPKESFTGAARLALQNDVPIIPVARWGTSQIFDGYAKKFTPFPRKTITHSVGDPLDLSAYRGGNTRSASKLREVTKIMMDDVTRLLGEIRHEEPPSAKPGDPV; encoded by the coding sequence GTGGAGGAGGAGATCGTGGCCCGGCGTGAAAAGGGCGGCTTTTGGGTGGGGCTCGCCGCCGTACTGTTCTATCCGCTGACGGCGATCGTCGCCCGGCGGGTGTACGTCGGGGCCGAGAAGATCCCCCGGCAGGGGCCCGCGCTGCTCGTCATGAACCACATCTCGCACCTCGACCCTGCCGTCGATGCAGTCTTCGTGCACCGGCAGAAGCGCGTCCCGCGGTTTCTCTACAAGGAGAGCCTGAATCGCGCGCCGATCCTCGGCCCGATCGTCTCCGGGTCCGGGCAGATCCCCGTTTCGCGCGGGTCGACCGCCGCCGGGGACAGTCTCAAGGCCGCTCACCAGGCGCTGCAGGACGGCAAGATCGTCGTCATCTACCCCGAAGGCACCATCACCAGGGACCCGGCGGGCTGGCCGAAGGAGTCCTTCACCGGCGCCGCCCGGCTCGCGCTGCAGAACGACGTCCCGATCATCCCGGTCGCCCGCTGGGGCACCAGCCAGATCTTCGACGGCTACGCGAAGAAGTTCACCCCCTTCCCGCGCAAGACGATCACCCACTCCGTCGGTGACCCGCTCGACCTGTCCGCCTACCGCGGCGGCAACACGCGCAGCGCGTCGAAGCTGCGGGAAGTCACCAAGATCATGATGGACGACGTGACCCGGCTGCTCGGCGAGATCCGGCACGAGGAACCGCCGTCGGCGAAGCCGGGGGACCCCGTCTGA